GAAATCTATCAGTGAGTCTGTGTTCATGTCTCAGTCTGTTTCAAATTAGCTTTGCAGTGATCAGTTTGCTGATGTTGTGTATTTCACTCAcaggaagacaaaagaaaacgGTCTCATCtagttctttttttcatgcataTTCTTTGTTGCTTATCCGGCTGAAGGTGGTGGGGCAGGGTACATGCTGGACAGATTGCCGGTACTTCACAGCACTGCTGAATTTAACAGCTGAAATTCCAGGAAACTGTACTAAATTAGCATGTGCAGACATCCCAGAATAAAACTGGGAAACTGATCAACCACAGCAGTAAAACCACACACAGGTGATGTGAGTAAAACATGGCAGTGTATTATTATACAGGGTTTTGATACTGTGGCCAATTTTATGCTTGTCCCCTTCCCCTAAACTGTTTTTCATTCTGTTGCTTACAGATAAACATTTTGATAATTGATCAGTCATTTCATTTGTATAGGAATACAGGTCCAGCTTCTCAACTTAGAGACTTGACTGTTTTCACTTTGGTCTGTTTGATGCACAAAGAGAACACATTGTGTAAATCATGGTTTAGTCAGGGCTAAATGATTTATCACTCCTCAACCTTAGTTAAATATACactcagcatttaatcataaaACTATCAGAAAGACATTTGTTAGAACCTGTTTATAACAACATTAGCCACAGCAGAGTATGTTTTTATTAGCTGATACACAGATTAGATAATTTcactcctattttttttttctcagttttagcTTGTGACGGATTTGTCTGTTTGAGCCTCTCCTGTGGTACATCCACACTTGCTTACGGTTGATTTAGAGATTCCTGTAGTAGTAATGGTAGCAGACTGTAGACTGTGTCCTCTTCCCACCCTGCTGCCTCTGCAACCCTCTCCCTTCGTCTGTCTTCAGTATGGAAACAATAAATATGCAAATGCAGTGAAATAGTCCCAAAGTGAGATAAGGAACCAATGAACTTGCATTGAAGATAGGGTGCCTCTATTCAATGCTTGTATTTGACAAATCGTGTTAAAATagaatgtaattattttttgacaaatgATGCACTCAAAAAATGGCAGATGAAATGATAGCGCTTTCATGTGCTCATATTTAACTGCTGCATATTGGACAATAGTAATTATTGCTATAGTCATTATTGTATTGTGTGGAATGGGCCGGCTCCCAGCTATTGTAAGCCTGCCCTTGTTTTACAAAATGAAGCTGCATGTTTATTTAGTTGGGAAAGTGAGTTCAGAAAAACGCAAGTGAAGGATGGAAATGCAGCCAGAAGGTTTTCATGTGGAATATCTTCCAAATAATTCACAAGTTTGAGtaaaaacttcctgttttatcatCACTGTACGTGACTAGAgcggggggtgggggtgaggggtGAGACAGAAAGtaacatgctgttttttgttgttttctttacttGCATCTTAGTTCGCAGACTGCTCTCCAAAGGGATCTTAATCCAGATGTTTCCTCTGCATGAAAAAGAAGAACTCAAGAGGCTTTCTTTTTCCTGGTATAAAAAAGTGAAGTTGTCCCTTCAGCCTCTGGGTAAGTGCATCTTGTGCCATTATTTTTCATGGTCACTCTTGAATACATTGTGTGATTAAAATGAACAGTCCACGTTATGGAGTATGCACACTTGCAAAACAGGTGTCTGTACCTCTGCAGTTTCTAATATGTCCCCAGACTGTAATGGGAGCGATGCACTGTCAGTGCTCCTGATCACTACTGACTCTTTCATCTCTATCCTCAGATGACATCAGACACTACTATGGTGAGGGCCAGGCTCTCTACTTTGGCTTCCTGGAGTACTTCACCTTTGCGCTGGTGCCTATGGCCCTCATTGGGGTGCCTTACTATCTTTTTGACTGGGAGGACTATGACAAATATGTAGTCTTTGCTGTCTTCAACTTGGTCTGGTGCACTGTTATCTTGGAGGTAAGGAGACATTAAACAGTATGCAGTATGATATTGTTCTACCTATTGATCTGTGATCTGTGCCATCTGTGATGGCTGCAGAATATAGTTTGGTGTGTGGGGGCACAAAGCTCACCATCCTGAAAATGTGATACACATAGAAATTGGGCAGTGATGAGTAAATATGCTCCAAAGCctgcaggtggatgctggggtggtggaggggtgaatCTTCAGCTATTTGATGTAAAGAGATTGAATCTTTTCAAGCCCTTCAGAAGTTTAACTGTGATGTGTGGTTTAACTTTTCATTCTTTTATACACTAAACAAGAGAGGAAATTATTACCCTCTGCTGCTTGCAATGTGGTCTTAACTCCAAAAGTGTTTATTAAAATCGTAACAGAGTTTTCAAACATTTCAGCTGACTTGCTGAACCTTTGTGCCCACCAGTTATGGAAGCGACGCAGTGCCTCACTAGCCTACTACTGGGGCACACTGTGCAGAAAAAAGGCCTTTGAAGAACCTCGGCCTGGATTTCACGGCGTGCTCGGGCACAACCCTGTGACGGGACGTGCAGAGCCTATCTATCCCACCTCCAAGAGGCACCTGCGTGTCTACCTTGTGTCTCTGCCCTTCGTCCTGCTTTGCCTCTACCTGTCCCTCTACGTCATGATGATCTACTTCCTGATGGAGGGGTGGGCTCTGTCCATCTATGATGAGAACCCCACATTCTGGACACACATTCTGCTATTCATCCCTAGTATCATCTATGCTGTGGTCATAGAGGCGATGAACCTCATCTACAGATATGCTGCCGAGTTCCTCACTGAATGGGGTAAGTCGACTTTTTCATTATTGTGCATTCACACCAAACCATGTTTCTTGCATTAATACAGCTCACAGCCAGTTCATAAGTTACCATGGAGTCCTATGATTTCACTCACTCTACTCCAAGCCCTCTCCTTTATTCCTGTCTTCATCTAAATATGAAATTAGCCCTCTAGCTCTGGCATTGATAAAGTTTTTCATCCAATTTTTTGATTGTTGATGATATCACAAGCAGAATCCACAGCTGATGAGTTAACACGATGCAGCGTAAGGCTAGGGTTTTCCTGTAATTGAAATGTTTTAATTCAACAGTCTCTTGATTTGCCTTTATTTAAGTTTGCACCGTTTTGTCTCATTGGGTAGACTTAAGGCcaaataattttttattatacggtcaagaccctacaataatcttgtgtgttgtgtgtgtgtgtgtgtgtgtgtgtgtgtgtgtgtgtgatctctATCTTAGGTATTATCATGCAGATGAATTTGTGTTGGTCCACCACTAAAAACAGTTCTGTGTTTAATAGCACAGCTCATGAGATCGCGATGAAAACTATGCGcactgtccatggtgctgaaattAGAACGATTTAATTTGAGTGTAATAAAAACTTTTATTaaggaaaaatatgtttttaaagttgaTGAATGTAAATGGATTGACcagaacaaaagcaaacagcacCTTCAAACTATGAAACCAATTCAAAacatcaaaattaaaaatggacTGCTGTTCAGACTTCCCATGCTTTGATGTCCATCCGAGGTCTGATTACTTTCAGGACAGGGTCCAAAGTTAACATCATCATCCATGTGTTCTCTTTGTTCTTCAGCCATTTCACTTTGAACCCCACAGTGCaggctagggatgggtattgataagattttcatgatccgattccattttcgattctgtttaacgattcgattctttatcgattctcttatcgattcttttttaaacaatgtctttTTATTAAGAGGTTTTCCTTTTATACACAAACATCAacatatatattatacatataaacagaaagaaaaaagaagggtTACAGATGATCTGTACATTAAGGTTACGAAGTACATTTAGGCTATAAAATGAGTTCAGAAATGTATCTTCAGCTGtgaaataaaaggaaagaaaaaaaagggaaagaaagagaaaaaagaaagaaaaatataaacatatgtATGATGTATCCCAAAGTAACATAATCCCTGCAAAATAATTCCATTCATTCCCACCCAGGTCACTGCCCTAGACCTGCACACTGTATTTCCACACCTGACTTAAGAGAATTTGCTGAAAAATTCTTATAGATTTTGAAAATCATCAAGGAAGGGTCCCCACATGTTTTGAAATTTCCCAGTGGAGTTCTGAAGTGAGTGTCTTATCTTTTCCAGTTTTAGACAGGCCATGAGGTCATATAACCACTGTTTGTGAGTGGGAGGGGCAGCGTCCCGCCACCTCAGTAGGATTGCCCTCCTGGCCAACAGAGAACAGAATGATAGTGCCTGTTTTTTAGAGGCCGGTAGAAGCACCTCATTCTCACTGATGCCAAACAGAGCGAGAAGGGGGCCAGGGGCCAGCGTCACACTGAAAATCCTGGACAGGGTATGAAAAACGTCCGACCAGAACTGAATGAGATTGGGACAAGACCAGTACATGTGGTCCACATGTGGTCCTCAATGTGGTCCACAGTGAGGCTTCAGCAGTTTTGCATCTGTCACAATGTGGAGTGATTTCAGGATAGATACGGGATAATCTGGATTTTGAGAAATGGGCTCTATGCACCACTTTGAACTGGATTAAACAGTGGCAGGCACATAATGATGTTGTGTTGACATGTCTAAGTATAGAAGCCCATGTTTCGTCAGAGATTGTCACGTTTAGGTCTCCTTCCCACAGTGTCTTGAGCTTGGATGAAGAGGTATGTGccaaatttaacattttattgtaaAGCAAGGAAATCATCCCTCTATTGGTTGGATTGAGTTGTAGGATAGTTTCTAATAGTGTAGGCTCTGGTGGAGGGCTTGAGCTTGAAGTCTGGGAACAAATAAAGTGCCTGACTTGcatcgattctttttaaaaaaggagaacactaaggtcgattagcttagaactttgttttatatcttctctttgaacaagatagaaatttaggagtaacatggccttacaaacccaacagtgagatcttaagagatccacagcctacggctcttcaatggggtgtcacagggtccccaggaaaaaaattgtaaatgtaaattaataaaataaatattcttctgtagcattaacaaagtataacataaattattctgtagcaattacacaagaatatctaGTAATGTTCCTGCCTACAatgaaacacattcacttaccgaaaatcgggggcatctgctgtggcaaatgggtgcaagcctttggacttagtcactgctcggtgacattcgtctatcctggcctgaaaggagacagtaccggtagactgcagcgagaactgccagccagactctgtctgtctctctcatcatggtcacctaaatgcagcgcacagtaatggcaggttttgtaataaggcagatcacgctaacataatatgcactgttagttgattatttacctgccgcattaacgggagaggacgtgcaaatgttaccgctgctgctgggttgagattcacgagtccggagcggaattaaaaacacgacattcatttaaggttatcgcgtgttttgtaagcaaatgcttttgcatattcgtagtgtttcctcctttaaatgaaatatctactttgcaagtattgcaagttgccccgttgtcatccgtcctcgtaaagtataaccaaacttttgagcatttgagccgcttaggcgccgtgtttcctgccaggtaaatgacgctccacaacatggtgacgtcattcgggtcgactggaatcgataagggaatcatttgcaaaaatggcaaacaattccaaggaattgaaacagtgggaactggttctcaacaagaaccgggattcgatacccatccctagtgcaGGCTGTGAAATTCCTGCCGCAGAAGCCACAGTATGTTGAAGACACCAAAAGCTAAAGTGTTGTAAGAAGTTTTGTTGCCGGTCATCCAGGTCCAGGTCATCACTGAAGTCACTGAGCCAATTTAGAATTAGGTAGCTTGTTAACCGATACACTTTTGTTCCTCCTCCACGCAGCGACTGTCACCATATCGAGCAGAAAAATAagatgtgctttttttccccccagcgTTCAACCTCAGCGCATTTGGCAGTAAAATGCATGTTGCAAACattagtaaatcagtttgtgtagctgatttaattaaataaatgacaaGCTAATGATGAATGAACGATAAAAGTACAGACTTCAATTGTGTATTTCAAATGGTTTAGCAAAGAAACTGCATTAAATCTTTTGGAATTACAACTATTTTATATGTAGTTATGACAAGTAAGGGAGATCAAAAGGTTTAGAGTTTCATCCATTGTATCATTCAATCACTCTTCACAGCAACTTTTTATTTGTACAGCAACACAATACAGTACAGCTCTCAGTAAATGGAAGTGAAGCCATCAATAGGATAAACCAACCAAACACATATTGTAAGATAAAACCCTACAATGTTAGAGAGAACCTCAACAATCATGTGATCCCCTGTGAGCACAAACTTAGATTATTGGGATAATGTGGTAATATGAGGTCTGATGAGGTATGATGGGCCCTGATTCTTCAGGAGAATTCAATATTCTCACAGAAtttggaaataaataataaaaatatgaaagtaCTTAGATGCTTCTTAAggcaaataaaagaaatgttcTTAATGGGCTGACCCCAGTCCAGCTAAGGAGGAAAAGTCAGGCTTTGGTCAGGTCCATGGGTTCCAGATTTTTGGCAGTCATTGACTGTAAAAGGTTTTCATCCAGCGAGCCTCTGCTGTGAACATTGCGATGAGTTGTTGCTGACATGTTTTCCGTGTGTTTAGAAAATCACAGGCTAGAGTCTTCATATCAAAATCACCTGGTACTCAAAGTCTTGGTGGTGAGTGAAATGAGTTATCCACAGTTTTCTGCCAACTGTACCCTTTATTGAGGAGAGTGCAGCCTTTCTTATCACCATCTCACTTCTCATAACTATCCTCACTCTTTTTCTTTAGTTCAACTTCTTCAGCTGTTTCGCGTCGCTCTTCTACATTGCCTTTGTCATGCAGGACATGGAGCTTCTCAGACAGGTAGGTCTGCCTCCTTCATTCCTTCTTTGATTTTACTTCCCATCGTTCTGCTCCTCTAGTTTTTAcagttcatttctttgtttctctcacCTACCCTGGTTTCTGTTGATATTTCTTTGTGTCTGCGCTCTTTCCAGAGTCTGGCGACCCTGTTGATCACCAGTCAGATCTTGAATCAGTTCATGGAGGCCTTCCTGCCGTACTGGCTGCAGAGGAGACGGAACAAAAAGATGATTCGTAAAGTCCAGAAGAGAAGAATGTACGAGGAGAAAGAGCTTCCGCTGGTAGAGCAGGTCCGGCTCGAGGCCGACATGAGCACGTACTTGGTCAGTACATGTGATCTTTAATCAGAAATCAAATGTCATCTTCTAcggcatttttttatttgtgtctgtgtgtctgtctgtgctctCATTCCTGCTCAGGGAACATTTGATGACTACCTGGAGCTCTTCCTGCTGTTTGGTTATGTCAGTCTGTTCTCCTGTGTCTTTCCTCTGGCTGCTGTCCTTGTGGTTTTAAACAACATCACCGAGGTTTACTCTGACGCCTTCAAGATGTGTCGAGTGTTCAAACGACCCTTCGCCGACCCAGCTGCAAACATTGGAGTCTGGCaggtatttttatttagttttgaatGCAGTTGCTGATGTTTATGAGAAAAGAATGATTTTTGGtagttttttatttaacaaatatTGCTGTACAACCTTAAACTACTGAAGGACACAGATATCTTGCACATCCTTACTGCTATATTGGACGTCCTTCAGAAATGTTATTGGGGTAGTGTGAACATTAAAGCTTTCTGTGGACAAatcattgtattttttaacatGCTGTCTTAATTTAAACAGAGTTGCTCCATTAAAAATGACATATCACTGACTCTGTGCTGTGCCCAGCTGCCAGGTATGGTTTCCATTCGTGGAAACGAATAACTGTCGCTGTCTTTCTGCCTCTGTGTGCAGCTCGCCTTTGAAGCCATGAGTGTGATAGCTGTTGTGACCAACTGTGCACTGATTGGCATGTCTCCACAAGTCAGATCCTACTTCCCTGAGTCAGAGACACAGCTCATACTGTGTACGGTGGCTGCTGAGGTAATttacgtacacacacacacgtaatgTGTGACCTGAGACTGGTAAACAAAGGTCAGATTTATGTAGTATTTTGGAGTAACTTTGTGATGTTATGAAACAAAGCTTGACTAGTCTTATATAAAATTTCAAAAGTGACCCAACTGATAAGGAGAATTAATGAAAAGATGTGATCAACTGGGTTTTTATTCAACATGGGCCATGGATCCCCAAATACATCGGTTCTGACGCTTTAAGAAAGTTTTAAAGAACTGTTCCGATGTTATTACTTAACCCGTTTACCTTTTCAGCTGACAACAATCCATACATCTCCACTAATTAAAGGTAAAACTACATGATTCATCACTGTGCAGAGCTGCTTATCTGCAACTCTGCTGTTTGGTTTGGCAGAAAGTAAATGGTATATTTATAATAGCAGAAATAacacagcagcagaaatgacTCCATTGATGATGGCACAAGCATCTCACAGAGCCATGCCACTGAGTATGTTTTGCCAGGAGTGGAACAAACACATCTAAATGGAACGCTGGAAAGCAATTTGTCATACTTATCTCCTTTGTGATATAATATAGTATATAATACGCCTATAATACGAGTATAATACgcctgttttgaaaaaaacTGTATTCTCCATTCTGATTATTATCTGGTTATAATTATGTGTAGTTAGTTAGATATAGTGATAACTGTGCAGTCATTCTTTTTGCATGGTTATAGAGGCAATTTTGCCATTCACTTTCATTTAAGGATCAGTGAATTTACCAAGGAAGACAACACAAAAATTGGACTTGTAGCATTATtcctgtattttttattttctatagaTATCATAATCATTTTTGTTGGTCATGTTTAATAGCGTTCATGTTAACACCGCCCTGTTTTGTAGTTGTGCCAGATGCAGATTTTTGTTCACTAGATGGAGCCACAGCCCAAAGCAGATTCACAGCAAGGGCTGAGGGTGACGGGCAGAgtggagagtgtgtgtgtgtgtgtgtgtgtgtgtgtgtgtgcgcacataaATGAAATTTGCACTGTGCGTATTCAGCCTATAATTGTttgagcttgtgtgtgtgtgtgtgtgtgtgtgtgtgataattTGAGCATTCACGCTGCAGATTCCTCTTCTCCTGATTCTACCTCTGTTAACATATAGTCAGCCCGCTCCCCTTTTCTATGTGCCCTGTTCAAACAGTGCAGCCTAACACACCTCCTGCCTCCGGAGGGGGAAGCTCaaaagaacagcacaaacagGTGAGGATGTAGTGAATGGGAGGTGCTGCAGTATGGAGATTTTTATTAAGGACATTCATAAAGAAAACAGTTGTACGTTTGTGCTGCTTTAACAACCTCCTGAGGGACGATTGTTCTAACTGTCTGGTTGCTGCCTGAGACTGTAAATGCTCTTTAAAGTGTACTGTAGCTCACTGTACAACATCTCTCTGCTGATGCCAAGGCAGAAACTGGGTCATATCGATCGTCTGCATGTTTGATTGAACGTGTGGTCGGCACACACAGCTGAAAACTCTGTAGTTCACAGAGATGTTGTTCTTTGTGGGTGATATTTCTCCTGCAGCAGCTGCCAGGATAAGCCTGGGTTTGTTTAAACCTTTCTTTTTACTGGGAGTTGTCTGTTAGTGTGAGATGGATTGAATCGTTTTAGCCTTGCTTTGTCTCATGGGCTGCAGAATCTGCCTCCTAGATGTGTCTTTTGTCCAAAGAGTCACCATTTGGAAAAGATGATTGGTCACAGTTAATGCATCTGCTACTGTCTGCTGTTGAAATTGAAAGTGAGAGAAATGGGATGGTATgtgtctcttccacagtgtatGGTGATAAATAGGAAATCCAAATAGAATCAAGTGAATTGAATCATCAAACCCCCCTGGAGTCCTTTGTGAGGGAACTGTGGTGTTAACAGATTCCACTTTGAGAACCATGGGTCTGATGACAACATGCTACATTATACATGATCTGATGACACAgctcactgattttttttttttgttaactttACTTACTGACAATATGTCGGGGTGTAACAGCTCTGTGTTTGGATTAATTTCCAAGTGCAGATGTTACTGATGAGAATAGGTCGTTTTGCAGGTAACTGCTCATGCACCATCAATGACATGCAGAGACTTTTACAGATGGGTAAGAAGAGTGGATGAACCAACTGCACTCCAGTTCCTCATCATCTCTGACAACAGTGTGACagtacacatacacaaactgccaaaaaaaaaagattgagcATCTTAAAAAGCTGAATATTGTGAAGTTTGTCAAAGAGGTCAACTTTCATGCTCATTGAAGGTAAAGTAAATGGGTCAATGGTCTGTACTGGTCTGGGGTGCTGTATCATCTACAGTGACAGACGTCATGAggaaatatgaaaaatacagaCCCTGCAATATTAGAGAGCGAACCCAAATGATTGCCTAATCCCCTGCAAACTAGCGCTTGTCAACagaggggaggaaaaactcccttttaacaggaagaagccccCATCAGAGCCATGCTCAGGGAGGCTGAACATGCCATTTGCCCTTTCCACAGTTCAGGGATGAGGGTAAAAAAGGAGCATAGAAAGAATGCTAGAGAAGGGCTCAGTGGGAAATCCCACCCTTCAAGTTTTCAGAGAAATATCTCACAAGTGCCACCTGCTGTGCCTCTGGCTGAACTGCAGACACTTTAATTGAAATTAATAGCAAGTGGAATGACCGTCCTACATCGACTCCTGCTACTCTCCTCTCAGTTCCAGCCTTTGTCAGCATGACATAAACGCTCCCAGAAAAAATGACAGAGATTTAACAGCTGATAGTCAAACTAGCTTCCAGAGACAATTACCAAGTGCAGCCAGAGGGGGGCAGTAAATTTCAGGATAGATGTAATCGGGCAATATGAGATCTGTTTTGGTCCGAAATGCTGGTCTGAGCTGTAAGGACAGAGATTGTTTTCACTTTAGTATCATT
The genomic region above belongs to Oreochromis niloticus isolate F11D_XX linkage group LG11, O_niloticus_UMD_NMBU, whole genome shotgun sequence and contains:
- the ano10a gene encoding anoctamin-10 isoform X3 gives rise to the protein MLQESSVDSSGSRFAPLVVLELASDTKEEAITWLLSRIRDRQQNGGAELLVEQLGPGIGVKEKENPNMFLVGASMQRLLCGAEDLGLFKECTDGSMRAFTFASKHNFKDFKGDGDSFLSMAECQYVIKHELDTLRAKEETNVPGYSHAKLYPGKSIIRRLLSKGILIQMFPLHEKEELKRLSFSWYKKVKLSLQPLDDIRHYYGEGQALYFGFLEYFTFALVPMALIGVPYYLFDWEDYDKYVVFAVFNLVWCTVILELWKRRSASLAYYWGTLCRKKAFEEPRPGFHGVLGHNPVTGRAEPIYPTSKRHLRVYLVSLPFVLLCLYLSLYVMMIYFLMEGWALSIYDENPTFWTHILLFIPSIIYAVVIEAMNLIYRYAAEFLTEWENHRLESSYQNHLVLKVLVFNFFSCFASLFYIAFVMQDMELLRQSLATLLITSQILNQFMEAFLPYWLQRRRNKKMIRKVQKRRMYEEKELPLVEQVRLEADMSTYLGTFDDYLELFLLFGYVSLFSCVFPLAAVLVVLNNITEVYSDAFKMCRVFKRPFADPAANIGVWQLAFEAMSVIAVVTNCALIGMSPQVRSYFPESETQLILCTVAAEHVLLGFKFILTFLIQDVPKHIQDKLARLEFESLEALKKKKMLEASQLSKTIQ
- the ano10a gene encoding anoctamin-10 isoform X2, whose protein sequence is MLQESSVDSSGSRFAPLVVLELASDTKEEAITWLLSRIRDRQQNGGAELLVEQLGPGIGVKEKENPNMFLVGASMQRLLCGAEDLGLFKECTDGSMRAFTFASKHNFKDFKGDGDSFLSMAECQYVIKHELDTLRAKEETNVPGYSHAKLYPGKSIIRRLLSKGILIQMFPLHEKEELKRLSFSWYKKVKLSLQPLDDIRHYYGEGQALYFGFLEYFTFALVPMALIGVPYYLFDWEDYDKYVVFAVFNLVWCTVILELWKRRSASLAYYWGTLCRKKAFEEPRPGFHGVLGHNPVTGRAEPIYPTSKRHLRVYLVSLPFVLLCLYLSLYVMMIYFLMEGWALSIYDENPTFWTHILLFIPSIIYAVVIEAMNLIYRYAAEFLTEWENHRLESSYQNHLVLKVLVFNFFSCFASLFYIAFVMQDMELLRQSLATLLITSQILNQFMEAFLPYWLQRRRNKKMIRKVQKRRMYEEKELPLVEQVRLEADMSTYLGTFDDYLELFLLFGYVSLFSCVFPLAAVLVVLNNITEVYSDAFKMCRVFKRPFADPAANIGVWQLAFEAMSVIAVVTNCALIGMSPQVRSYFPESETQLILCTVAAEHVLLGFKFILTFLIQDVPKHIQDKLARLEFESLEALKKKRQLHGGKCWKPHSSVRLSSEEDRCACRY
- the ano10a gene encoding anoctamin-10 isoform X4, which gives rise to MLQESSVDSSGSRFAPLVVLELASDTKEEAITWLLSRIRDRQQNGGAELLVEQLGPGIGVKEKENPNMFLVGASMQRLLCGAEDLGLFKECTDGSMRAFTFASKHNFKDFKGDGDSFLSMAECQYVIKHELDTLRAKEETNVPGYSHAKLYPGKSIIRRLLSKGILIQMFPLHEKEELKRLSFSWYKKVKLSLQPLDDIRHYYGEGQALYFGFLEYFTFALVPMALIGVPYYLFDWEDYDKYVVFAVFNLVWCTVILELWKRRSASLAYYWGTLCRKKAFEEPRPGFHGVLGHNPVTGRAEPIYPTSKRHLRVYLVSLPFVLLCLYLSLYVMMIYFLMEGWALSIYDENPTFWTHILLFIPSIIYAVVIEAMNLIYRYAAEFLTEWENHRLESSYQNHLVLKVLVFNFFSCFASLFYIAFVMQDMELLRQSLATLLITSQILNQFMEAFLPYWLQRRRNKKMIRKVQKRRMYEEKELPLVEQVRLEADMSTYLGTFDDYLELFLLFGYVSLFSCVFPLAAVLVVLNNITEVYSDAFKMCRVFKRPFADPAANIGVWQLAFEAMSVIAVVTNCALIGMSPQVRSYFPESETQLILCTVAAEQCVP
- the ano10a gene encoding anoctamin-10 isoform X1 — translated: MLQESSVDSSGSRFAPLVVLELASDTKEEAITWLLSRIRDRQQNGGAELLVEQLGPGIGVKEKENPNMFLVGASMQRLLCGAEDLGLFKECTDGSMRAFTFASKHNFKDFKGDGDSFLSMAECQYVIKHELDTLRAKEETNVPGYSHAKLYPGKSIIRRLLSKGILIQMFPLHEKEELKRLSFSWYKKVKLSLQPLDDIRHYYGEGQALYFGFLEYFTFALVPMALIGVPYYLFDWEDYDKYVVFAVFNLVWCTVILELWKRRSASLAYYWGTLCRKKAFEEPRPGFHGVLGHNPVTGRAEPIYPTSKRHLRVYLVSLPFVLLCLYLSLYVMMIYFLMEGWALSIYDENPTFWTHILLFIPSIIYAVVIEAMNLIYRYAAEFLTEWENHRLESSYQNHLVLKVLVFNFFSCFASLFYIAFVMQDMELLRQSLATLLITSQILNQFMEAFLPYWLQRRRNKKMIRKVQKRRMYEEKELPLVEQVRLEADMSTYLGTFDDYLELFLLFGYVSLFSCVFPLAAVLVVLNNITEVYSDAFKMCRVFKRPFADPAANIGVWQLAFEAMSVIAVVTNCALIGMSPQVRSYFPESETQLILCTVAAEHVLLGFKFILTFLIQDVPKHIQDKLARLEFESLEALKKKVDVFNSRPCWPNGAGSFPKKMCNMLTTHRHRQRGKLGYTHCYMDRYVR